DNA sequence from the Rubrobacter radiotolerans DSM 5868 genome:
AAGCCCCAAAGCCTCGCTCTGCAACTGCCCGCTACACCTTCCCTGCGCCGGCACCTCCGCGCAACCACTCTACCGGCAATACTAACTTGCCGAGGTGCAGAGCGGTCCGACTCTAAAGAGGACATCGGGCCCCGCTGGGATCGTCCCGCTCCCGCCATACCCGGGCTGGCTACAGGATGTCTCCGGTTCTGCTCCGAGAAGAGCCCGGCGTAATTCTCCGCGAGGTCAAGTCACGGACCTCGCCGCCGACGTACTCGTGCCGGGCAGGAGTCCCTCTCCGGCTTCCGGTACATCCTCCGCGCAGAGAAGGCAGCGCGGCTTTGGCGCTACCGACGGCGGTTCCGCAAAGGGGCGAAACGCACCAACGGCGGCCCAGCAGAGGTCTTTCGGCTTACCAGCGCCAATTGTCGGGTAACAGAATCGACAAGCCGAGGAGGTAATATGAGAAACCGCAAAGTCGCTTTGGGGATGCAGAGACCAGGCAGGCTCGACCGCGCGGCCTCGGTCCCCGACGCCAGACGTACACCGGCCGAGGACGTCTTCGAGAAAGCCTACGGGTTCACCCGCGCAGACGAAGCGAAGGCCGCCGGAGTCTACCCTTACTTCAGGGCCATCGCCGAGCAGCACGGCGGCGCGGTAACGGTGGAGGGGCGGGAGATGATCATCACCGGCTCCAACGACTACCTCGGGCTCACTCAGGATGCGCGTCTTAAGGAAGCGGCCCGCGCCTCGCTCGACAAGTACGGCACGAGCTGCACCGGCTCGCGCTTTCTGACGGGGACGCTCTCCCTGCACGAGGAGCTGGAGCGGCGGCTGGAGGACTTCCTGAAGGCCGAGGCGGTCCTTACCTTCAGCGCTGGGTTTCTCGGCGCGCTTGCGGTCCTGAGCGCGCTCGCGGGCCGGCAGGACATCCTCTACTTCGACCGCGAGAACCACGCCTGCCTCTACGACGGCGCCCGGCTCTCTTTCGGGACGCTGCGCAAGTACCGGCACAACGACCTGAGCAGCCTCCGGCACCTGCTGGAGAGGGACGCGGGGAGGCCCGGCGGGCGCATGATCGTCACCGACGGCGTCTTCTCCATGAGCGGCCACATCGCCGACCTGCCGGGGCTCGTGGATCTCGCCCGCGAGTACGGGGCCCGGCTCGTCGTGGACGACGCGCACGCGACCGGGGTGCTCGGCGAGCACGGCCGGGGGACGGCCGAGCACTTCGGCCTGGAGGGCGAGGTGGACCTCGTGATCGGCACCTTCTCGAAGTCGTTCGCCTCGCTGGGCGGTTTCGTTGCGGGCCCGAGGGCGGTGATCGACTACATCAAGCACCACGCCCGCCCGTTTATCTTTACGGCGGCGCTCCCGGCGCCCCAGGTCGCAACGGCGCTCAAGGCACTGGAGGTCATGTCCACCGAACCGCGCCACCGCAAAAAGCTCTGGCAGAACGTCGAGCGGCTGCGCCGGGGAATAAACGGGCTGGGCTTCGACACCCTGGGCTCCGAGACGCCCATAGTGCCGGTGCTTGTAGGTCCGGACGAGCTTACCGTGCTGTTCTGGCGGGCGCTGTGGGAGGAGGGGATCTTCACTACCCCCGCCCTGCCCCCCGGCGTCCCTTCGGGACGGAGCCTTATCCGCACCAGCGTGAACGCCGACCACACCCCGGAGCAGATAGACCGGATCGTCGAGGCGTTCGCAAAGACCGGCGAACGCCTCGGCACAAGTGAGTGAGGCGGGGGCCGGCGGCATGACCTCTGTTCGGGAGGTCCGCTCGCGGGCGGACCTTAAGCGCTTTATCCGGTACCCGTTTGAGAGGTACAGGGACGACCCGAACTGGGTCCCGCCGCTCCTGCTCGCCGAGAGAAGAAGGTTCGACCCGAAAAAGAACCCCTTCTTCCGGCACGCCCGGATGTACCTCTTCCTTGCCGAGAGAAACGGCGAGGTGGTCGGACGCATCGCCGCGGTCGACGACGACAACCACAACGAGACCCACGGCGACAACCTCGCCTTCTTCGGCTTCTTCGAGGCCGCCGACGGGGAGGCCGCCCGCGCGCTCTTCGCCCGCGTCGAGGAGCGGGCGCGCCGGCTCGGACGCGAGGCGGTGCGGGGTCCGGCGAACCCCTCGATGAACGAGGGGGCCGGCTTTCAGATTGACGCCTTCGGCAAGATGCCCTACGTCATGACGCCGTACAACCCGCCCGAGTACCCGCGCTACGCCGAGGAGGCGGGCTACCGCAAGGTCAAGGACCTGTACGCCTGGCACTTCGAGCGCAGCCAGAGGCTGGGCGAGAGGATCGCCCGCCTCGCAGGGAGGGTCCGAAAGCGCCACAACCCGACCGTGCGCCCCGTAGACCCGGGACGGTTCAACACGGAGCTTGCCCTGGTCAAGCGCATCTACGATGAGGCGTGGGAGAAGAACTGGGGCTTCGTGAAGTACACCGACGCCGAGTTCGAGGCGCTGGCGCGGGAGCTGCGCCTGATCCTCGACCCTGACCTCGCCCTGTTCGTCGAGCTTGAGGGACGACCGGTCGGCCTGGGCCTCTGCCTGCCGGACGCAAACCAGGTCTTCAAGCGCATGCGCGGACGGCTCCTGCCCTTCGGCATCCTCGCCTTTCTTAAGCGCAGGAGCACGGTGGACCGGCTGAGGCTCGCGATCCTCGGCCTCCTGCCGGAGCACCGGAACAAGGGCCTGGAGGTGCTGCTCATAGACGAGCTCTACCGGCGCGCCATGCCGAAGGGCTACCAGAGCTGCGAGTGCTCCTGGGTTCTTGAGGACAACCGGGCCATGAACCGCGGCATCGAAGCCTCCGGCGCTACGCTCTACAAGACCTACCGGCTCTACGAGAAGGAGGTGCGCCGCGGCTGAGCAGCTAGCCCTCATCACCGGCGCAACCGGCTTCGTGGGCGGCCACCTCGCCCGCGCCTTTGTCCGGGAGGGCTACCGGGTAAGGTGCGCGCTACGCGCCTTTAGCGACCCCCGCCCGCTCTCCGGCCTCCCGGGCGAGCTTGTACGGGCGGACTTCGACCGTACCTCAGACCTCTCGGCCGCCTCGAAGGGCGTCGACGTCGTCGTTCACGCGGCGGGCATAACGAGGGCCCGCCACCCCGGGGACTATCACCGGGTGAACGCCGGGATCACGCGCCGGCTCGCTGCCGCGGCGCTCAGAGAGGGCGTCGGGCGCTTCGTGCTCGTGAGCAGCCTCGCCGCGCGCGGACCCGACGCCCGCTCCGCCGGTGGCGACCGTCCCGCAAGCCCCTACGGGGTGAGCAAGCTCGAGGCCGAGCGATGCCTCCGCTCTCTTGGCGGCGGGATGGAGACGGTCGTCCTGCGTCCCGCCGCCGTCTACGGCCCGCGCGACCGGGACTTCCTGCCGCTCTTCAGGATGGCCCGGCGGGGTCTTCTGGTCCTCCCTTCGGGGAGGGGCTCGCTGCAACCCGTCTACGCCCCCGACGTGGCCCGCGCCGCTCTGGCCGCGGCCCGCGGAGGGGCGGGCTTCGGCCCCTTCCCGCTCGCCGAGAGGCGGCGTTACACCTGGAAAGAGGTCGCCGCCGCGCTGGAGCAGGCCCTCGGACGCCGCGTAAGGGTGCTCCGCGTGCCCGCCGTCGCCTCTGTTGCCGCGGGCCGGGCGGCCGAAGGGGCGGCGAGGCTTCTCGGCTCGGAGCCGCTCTTCGACGAGCGCCGCGCCCGGGACCTGGCCGTTCACGCCTGGACCTGCGATACCACCGCGACCGAACGGGCCCTCGGCTGGCGCGCCGGGGTGCCGCTCCCCGAGGGCCTGAAGCGGACCCTGCGCTGGTACCGCAGGGAGGGCTGGCTCTGAGGGGGAGACCCGGCGGACGGGAGGGAGATAGTATCCGAGATGTCCTCGGGAGAAAGGAGCCAGATGAAGGACGCTTCGGCGCCGGGGCCGTGCCCGGCCCGGCACCCCGAACACCGGGATGCTGCAACGCCTGTCTTCCCGGGAAGCGCCCCCGGATGAGGGGGCTCCTTAAGACCGGCCTCGCGCTGGGCGTCGCCGTCCTCGCCGCCGGAGCTCTGCGCAGAGCCCTGCGGGGTCGTTCCGGAGACGGACCCGGGAGCGGGCGGGAGCGCGGAGGGTCTTTGGTCCGGGAGTCTGCCCGCGGGTGTTCTGCGGGCGTTGTCTTCGGCGCCGCAGCCTCGGGGCTGACCATGAGGCGGGACCGGGTGTATGCGCTCGGGCTCCTGGTCCCCTTCGCCGTACACGGCCTCGCCCTCAAGGTGTCGAGCGTGCTGGGCCTCAGGTCCGGCGGGGCGAGACCCGGCGAGACCCTCCTGCTCGTGCGCTCCGACCTTCTCTTCAACCTGGGATACTCGCTGTTCTGGATGGGGCTTCTGGGCGCGGCGCGCAGCGGACCCGCGCGTTGGGTGGCGGTGGGGCTCTTCCACGCGGCAACCGTGCTCGTGATGTTCGTCAGGGCCGCCGCCCACCAGTTCTTCCGGCAGACCGGCACCACGCTCGACTACCCTATCATCGCCCTGTGGCTCCCGAGGCTGGAGCAGGTCAGGCCGATGCTCGTCCACGGGGTCCCGCGCCCGGCTTGGGCCCTGATGGCTGCCGCGCTGCTCTACGCCGTTCTGGGGCCCCGGCTTCTGGCGGAGCTCTTCGGCCGGTGGAGGGGCTGGCCGGAGGAGCTTGCGGAGACAGAGGAGGTCTGTACTTCCGCTCCCTGGCTTCTCCTTGCGGGGGCCGCGATCTGCGCCCTCTCGCTGCCCGCCGGTCCCGTCCCCGCGGATGTCGGCCGGTCGTTTGTCCGGGACCCCTTCGTCAACGTCGCGCTGAGCGCGCTCCGGAGGCCAGCCGCCCGGAGGAGGGGCCGGAGAGCCGGCCCCGTCCCGAGACCGGCGGCGAGGCTCGTGCGGACGGCGCGCACGCAGAGGCGAGGCGTGGTTCTCGTTCACCTGGAGTCGACCCGGGCAAGCTCCGTAACCCCGTATAACAAGGGTCTCGGGACCACGCCGTTTCTGGAGGAGCTGGCGAAAAGCAGCCTCCTTGTCGAGCGGGCCTACACCACCGTGCCGCACACCTCCAAGGCGAGCGTCTCCGCCAACTGCGGGATCTTCCCGGACCCCGCCCGGGAGCCCACCGAGTCGTACCCGGGCGGACTTCCCGCCCGCGGCCTTGCGGACCTTCTGGGGGAGGAGGGCTACGAGAGCGTCTTTTTCCAGTCGTCGGTCGCGAACTTCGACGACTTCGGCGGGCTCGCAGAGAACCTGGGCTACCGGGAGTACTACCCGCTTGAGTCAATGGACACGGCGGGCTTCGAGCGCCCGAACTACTTCGGCTGCGAGGACGAGGTGATGCTCCGGCCGAGCGAGAGGTGGCTCGCCGGGCGCGGCGAGGGGCCGTTCGTTGCGCACTACCTGACCGGCACGGCCCACCACGACTACCGACCGCCGGCCCGCTACGGTCGCGTCCGGTTTTCGGAGGACGAACTGCTCGACCGCTACCTCAACTGCGTCCGCTACCAGGACTTCTTCCTGAGGAACCTTATCGAGCAGTACAAGAAGCTCGGGCTCTACGGGAACGCTTTGTTCGTGATCTTCGGCGACCACGGGGAGGGCTTCGGCGAGCACGGCCGCTACGGTCACGAGGACGTCCCCTACGAGGAGGGCCTGAGGATACCGCTCATGGTCCACGCTCCGGGGTGGTTCCGGAGGGGCGAGCGGGTCCCGGGTCCAGCGAACCTCACGGACATCCTGCCGACCGTGCTGGACCTGCTCGGTTACGAGGTGGAGGGCGGAGACTACCTGGGGCACTCGCTGCTGCGCCCGCTCCCCGAGGAGCGCATCCTGCGCTTCAGTTGCTTTAACGAAGGGAAGTGCCTGGCGAGCCTCGACGGCTCCATAAAGTACGTCCACCACTACGACGACCGGCCCGACGAGCTCTTCGACCTCGCCGCGGACCCTCTCGAACGGCGCAACCTCGCCGGCGAGCGCCCGGCGGAGGCGAGGGAGCGCCGCAGAGACCTTCTTGCGTGGCGTTCGGCGGAGAACGCCCGGTACGAGAGCCTGTACGGAGGATGACCGTGCGGCGGCAAGGAGCCGGTCCCCCGCTCCAGAGGACCGGCAGCACCGGTCCCTCCCGGTGGGCGGGCGCGGCACAGCCGAAGAGGTGCTGCAGAGAGAGCTTACGGGGCTGCGCAGACCGGTGCTAAAATGATCCGCATCGCCGGTTGGGAGAGCAGAGGAAAGATCGTGGAGCACCTTGCGTACCGTGAGGGCGCAGCGAAGGTCCGGGTAAGGCGCAAGGCTTGACGGATTTGCTCTTCAGACTTCTCCTTACCGCGGCCTCCGGAGCCCTGGACCTGTGGGTGGGGATTCCGGTCGGGTTCGCGCTCGGCCTGCCGGCCGTGCTGGTCTGGGCCGCCGCAGTCTCCGGCAACCTGGGGGTGGCGATGCTTGCGTTCTTTGCCGGCAGCTGGCTGCGGCGCTGGATCCAGGGCAACCGCTGGCTGGCAAAGCGTCGCCGGCGCGTGGAACACGCCATGAAGCGATACGGAGTCCCGGGCGTCGCCCTGCAGGCTCCTCTTCTGACGGGTACGCCCACGGCCATCGTCGTGGCGCTGGCGCTCGGCGCACCGGTGCGTTCCCTGCTGCGGTGGATGATCCCAAGCGTAGTGCTCTGGGGGGCAGTCTTTACCGGGGCAGCGGCGCTCGGCGTGTCCTTTCTGTGGGACTAGGGGCGCGAAACCGACCGGCTCCGCAACGATCGGTCACCGTCGCGCACATATCTTCCTGACGCGACGCTGCGACGCCAGGTTGTTTGGAAGTCGAGCCCGCCGGGCAGCCTCTACCCGAGAGGCGGGGTTGGAGCGAGGCGTCACGAGCCCTTTTCGAGCGGAAGAGAGCGGTCCCGGAACAGGAGACGAGTTACATGCAGGAGTACGAGCAGTCCCAGACGATCAAGGCCCCGGCCGGAGCGGTCTTTGCCTGGCTCTCCGACGTGGAGAACCTGCCGCACTACCTGCCCCCGGTAAAGTCGGCGACGCTCGAGGGACCGT
Encoded proteins:
- a CDS encoding aminotransferase class I/II-fold pyridoxal phosphate-dependent enzyme, with product MRNRKVALGMQRPGRLDRAASVPDARRTPAEDVFEKAYGFTRADEAKAAGVYPYFRAIAEQHGGAVTVEGREMIITGSNDYLGLTQDARLKEAARASLDKYGTSCTGSRFLTGTLSLHEELERRLEDFLKAEAVLTFSAGFLGALAVLSALAGRQDILYFDRENHACLYDGARLSFGTLRKYRHNDLSSLRHLLERDAGRPGGRMIVTDGVFSMSGHIADLPGLVDLAREYGARLVVDDAHATGVLGEHGRGTAEHFGLEGEVDLVIGTFSKSFASLGGFVAGPRAVIDYIKHHARPFIFTAALPAPQVATALKALEVMSTEPRHRKKLWQNVERLRRGINGLGFDTLGSETPIVPVLVGPDELTVLFWRALWEEGIFTTPALPPGVPSGRSLIRTSVNADHTPEQIDRIVEAFAKTGERLGTSE
- a CDS encoding NAD-dependent epimerase/dehydratase family protein, encoding MTGATGFVGGHLARAFVREGYRVRCALRAFSDPRPLSGLPGELVRADFDRTSDLSAASKGVDVVVHAAGITRARHPGDYHRVNAGITRRLAAAALREGVGRFVLVSSLAARGPDARSAGGDRPASPYGVSKLEAERCLRSLGGGMETVVLRPAAVYGPRDRDFLPLFRMARRGLLVLPSGRGSLQPVYAPDVARAALAAARGGAGFGPFPLAERRRYTWKEVAAALEQALGRRVRVLRVPAVASVAAGRAAEGAARLLGSEPLFDERRARDLAVHAWTCDTTATERALGWRAGVPLPEGLKRTLRWYRREGWL
- a CDS encoding LTA synthase family protein, whose protein sequence is MRGLLKTGLALGVAVLAAGALRRALRGRSGDGPGSGRERGGSLVRESARGCSAGVVFGAAASGLTMRRDRVYALGLLVPFAVHGLALKVSSVLGLRSGGARPGETLLLVRSDLLFNLGYSLFWMGLLGAARSGPARWVAVGLFHAATVLVMFVRAAAHQFFRQTGTTLDYPIIALWLPRLEQVRPMLVHGVPRPAWALMAAALLYAVLGPRLLAELFGRWRGWPEELAETEEVCTSAPWLLLAGAAICALSLPAGPVPADVGRSFVRDPFVNVALSALRRPAARRRGRRAGPVPRPAARLVRTARTQRRGVVLVHLESTRASSVTPYNKGLGTTPFLEELAKSSLLVERAYTTVPHTSKASVSANCGIFPDPAREPTESYPGGLPARGLADLLGEEGYESVFFQSSVANFDDFGGLAENLGYREYYPLESMDTAGFERPNYFGCEDEVMLRPSERWLAGRGEGPFVAHYLTGTAHHDYRPPARYGRVRFSEDELLDRYLNCVRYQDFFLRNLIEQYKKLGLYGNALFVIFGDHGEGFGEHGRYGHEDVPYEEGLRIPLMVHAPGWFRRGERVPGPANLTDILPTVLDLLGYEVEGGDYLGHSLLRPLPEERILRFSCFNEGKCLASLDGSIKYVHHYDDRPDELFDLAADPLERRNLAGERPAEARERRRDLLAWRSAENARYESLYGG
- a CDS encoding small multi-drug export protein; the encoded protein is MTDLLFRLLLTAASGALDLWVGIPVGFALGLPAVLVWAAAVSGNLGVAMLAFFAGSWLRRWIQGNRWLAKRRRRVEHAMKRYGVPGVALQAPLLTGTPTAIVVALALGAPVRSLLRWMIPSVVLWGAVFTGAAALGVSFLWD